The window taattttcttatttattaattgataattttactaaagtgactatttaatatatttaaaaaactcgtTTCAAATATGGCAAGAAAAACAAGTTATACttacaaataaatagttaataagaatgttgtttttgattaataatgttttttatgttttggagcattataaagtttgttttcatTCATATTAATCATGCGGGTAAACATTTTGGTAAACTCTCTCACCCAAAGAGCGTTATCGCGTGCATACTGTTTTGCATATTTATGAGCTGTCGAATGTTGGCAACGTGTTTTTGAAGAAGTAGGTGTGCAGGAAACAGAACCGTTATCGTCAGTTGGTTTAATAATCCATGAATTAGCCATATCAACGTTTAGAAGTATTGGTACTCTGTTTGGTTTAGGAAGCTTATCGTTTGGTGTTGTATGAGTTATTTCCTgccattgtttatttttatcattaatggtTACTTGCAACCAAGGCACTATATCAATAAACATTCTGTAATACGCGTTGTCAAGCACACTTGTTGGAGCTAAAGAACCATTTGGTACTGTCGAAAACCGCTCATCAACCCAAGATCCAACAAAACCCACATTTTCTAAATGACAACCACCTAAGGTATGTGCTCCTAAAAGAGTTACCGCTTCTCTTGTATTGAATCCAAactcttctttaaaaaatttaaatgtgtcTTGTGTACTTTCTGTTCCCTTAATAAATCTATATGGTCCAGAATCATCTTCTATTGGCGAAGTAGCGCAATCTTTTCTACCAACTTTAAAATGGTTTAACCCATTGTATTTAACCGGAGCTTCAACAGTAGATCTAGTGAGAGCAACGGATGCAGCTAAAGCATAAAAATCTGCTCTTGACATTTTCCCTTTAAATGATGTATCGTACAAAGGATCGAGTCGatctgtaactttttttaaacctgCATTTAATGGTCTCGAATGATTAATGCAACCATCACATTTTCCTTGTCCCATACAATCATGAAACAGAAGGCGAACGGTTCCAGCAATCATTGGtaaatctttattgtttttaacagaCTCTATCAGAGTGAGAATACTAGCTTTTGCTTTTTCTAGGGTGTCGAATGTTAATAAGTCTTTTCTTCCgaaactttgtttaaaacataCAATCGCAATGCAAACTTTTAGAAGTGTTGTTAAACGAACCATTTTAGTtgtattttacactttttattttacttgttaatataaaaaatattattttttatattataaacaatatttttaaaaaacgatatatatatatatatatatctcgttttttttttaatttttacttatttttttgtttgcttctacttatttatgaaacattatagaatatattaaagtattataaaaataacgcGCCTACAAtagaaacttcttttttttaaactttaaatctttttttcttccaaTTAGCAATATTATTCCAATAATTATTTCCAATTAGCAATATTATTCCAATAATTATTCCAATAGCAACAAAAGAAGCTAATAATTCTTActaatacaattttattataatattgtattttattttgtcctGGTAGTTGCCATACTGACGCTCTTATAATTTTACAAGGGTATGTAAAACgccattaaattataaagtgttttgtaaaaatgtccTTCGACttcatatacaaaaaataaacaaaaataaaacctaaaatatcaaatcaaaaaaatatatataaataaataaacaagcgaaaaaaacataatgaacgaaaaaacaaactttcaagctctagttaaaattattagatatatttACCAAGATTTCTaccttttacttattttaatatgaggtattgtggtttatcctcctccggctaattgccatatagaggcttattttaatatgatattattatatactattattacATGACcgttttttaactgatttatttatagagtttagttaaaatagatGAACGTCATGTTTGGATTAAATTTGAgcaattagaaataaattaaaatggtttgaaaaaaCCCCATAATTATAGTCAAAGAAGGAAGTTATACCAAagtcacaaaattaaatgattattaCCAATTGTTATTACTCATcaattatgtaattaaaaatactaaacgtCATCAATGCCATCAATCTGGTGTGAATTCTTTCACAGTTCGGCTGCAACTGCTCTAAGTTATGCCAAAGccaacaaagttttaaaaagatgttaaaacAAAATCTGTTTAAATAAGTTCATTAtgctgttatttaaaaatgttcctGATTAATAAAGTCTGAATAATATTCCTAATTTTCCACAT is drawn from Hydra vulgaris chromosome 07, alternate assembly HydraT2T_AEP and contains these coding sequences:
- the LOC100203264 gene encoding putative ascorbate peroxidase isoform X2; its protein translation is MVRLTTLLKVCIAIVCFKQSFGRKDLLTFDTLEKAKASILTLIESVKNNKDLPMIAGTVRLLFHDCMGQGKCDGCINHSRPLNAGLKKVTDRLDPLYDTSFKGKMSRADFYALAASVALTRSTVEAPVKYNGLNHFKVGRKDCATSPIEDDSGPYRFIKGTESTQDTFKFFKEEFGFNTREAVTLLGAHTLGGCHLENVGFVGSWVDERFSTVPNGSLAPTSVLDNAYYRMFIDIVPWLQVTINDKNKQWQEITHTTPNDKLPKPNRVPILLNVDMANSWIIKPTDDNGSVSCTPTSSKTRCQHSTAHKYAKQYARDNALWVREFTKMFTRMINMNENKLYNAPKHKKHY